Genomic DNA from Brassica rapa cultivar Chiifu-401-42 chromosome A04, CAAS_Brap_v3.01, whole genome shotgun sequence:
TCTTGATTAATCCTGTTTGGCCATGCCTTTAGTATAATCTTATTATATCCATCTCTACCTAATCTTGGAAACCAATTTTTGCCCGCAACTTTAGTACCTTCTGTCCATCCACAACTCAAAACCTTAGGAACATCAAACATTCACAAAGTCAGaacatatatacaaaagtatgTTACATAGGGTGATCAGTTTGCTTACTTGCTGAACAAGTTACTGAGGTACACTCATAGTTTCTGCTAGCTGCTCTTTGTTCTTCAGCTCATGACAAGTTAGCTTGATCTCTACGCATCTAGAAACAGAGCAATATTACGATAGAGAATAAATGTTATTCTCATTTTGATGTATTTTTCATCCTCAACAGCTGTTCTTCCTCGGCGCAGAGACAAAACTCTATGTTTCTATTCCAATATCCGATCACAAGCACCTCAGTATCAGGCAGTTAACATGGTTTCCAATACTGACATTGCTTTGGACATTTTGATTCCGACATTTTATAACCATGGCTCCATCTATGTGACTCTGATTCACTTTCTTAAGCTTCAAGAATGTTATCGCTCGTTATGGCCCTAAACTGAGGCGTGACAAAGACAGGGACATAGTTGGTCAAAACATCATAATATTGATCTGTTTCACAAAGTAGCTTTAAAGAGAAAAGAGTACAAAGCACAAAGTAGCTTTCCATCTAAAGAGAAGAGAGTACACAGCAACAAACTTAACTTAGAACAGATAGCCAAACAAAGTCTCAAGTTATGAAGTACCTAAACACTTACAGAAGCTTCACATTCTCTACATGGTCTAGAAAGATGTGAACATGATCATACTCAGACACATCCATTCCTTGGATTGAAACTCTAACGACAGTATTCCTCTCAATATTGAAGTAGATTAGGTGAAAAGGTCTTCCTGGAAGACCCAGTGGCCTCATAACAATCTCATTTGTCCGCGTCATTCCAACAAATCCTAACCTTACACTCCCAACAATATCCTCCCACAAAGCGGGCAATACAAACGTACGCTCAGACCATTCCTGCTTGTCGGTATCTTCTAGTACCCACAGGTTAACACTTGTACTTCTTTCATAAACGTAGCCAGATTCTCCAGACAGAAGAAAACCTAATTTACCATTGTAGTTTACCATAGTTAAAATAACACTATTAACACTACGGTTttcaaaattcagaaaaaatgtGCACTAATTCTCTCAAATATCTTTATCTCGATTTTAATTTGGTTCTGTTATGATTGATTATAGAATATGAATGTGGTTCTCTCGTGGTTTTAAAATTAGGTTTACCTTTTCTAATTATGCTTGTTGTTTTGTTCTCAAGATAGTTCTGCTTTTGTGTGTTTTAGGAAATACCGAGCAAAGAGAAAGCGAGTGTCTTAGAGAAGGAGACATGTAATGATATATTGTTCCTTTCCAGTAACTACAAGTCGACACAATTTCTCTGATAAATCAACCATATAGttcaaaacattatttttgatttatagtTTCAGTTGTATTCGTGCATTTTCGTAGAAGTATTTGTCTTTTGATTAAAAAAGCTGGTTTCGGATATCATCGGCTAAAATCGAATTAATAAACCAATTGTGGGACATTCTATAACATTTTTGATTCAGGTTTTTTTAGCTTCTCTTACAAGAACATTCTCATTCACCAAGAACTAATCAAGCTAATCATAAAGTAGCTTTAAAGAGAAGAGAGTACAAAGCACAAAGTAGCTTTCCATCTAAAGAGAAGAGAGTATAAAGCAACAATCTTAACTTAGAACACAGATAGCCAAACAAAGTCTCAGGTTTTGAAGTACCTAAACACTTACATAAGCTCCACATTATCTACATGGTCCAGAAAGATGTGAACTTTATCATACTCAGACACATCCATTCCTTGGATTGCAATCCTAACGACAGTATTCCTCTTGGTATTGAAGAAGAATAGGTACAAAGGTATTGGTAGAATACTCAGCGGCCTCATCACAATCTCATTTGTCCGCGTCATTCCAACAAAGCCTAATATTGCACTCACAACAACATCCTCCCACAAAGCGGGCAATACAAACGTACGCTCGGACCATTCCTGCTTCTCGATATCTTCTAGTACCCACAGGTTAACAATTCTACTTTCTCTATAAGCGCAGACAGATTTTCCAGCCCGAAGGAAACCTAATTTACCATCGTAGTTGATCATAGTTCCCTCAGTGACAAACGTCTTAACTTTAACAAAGCTGAACTTCTCAGACCTAACGTCAAAGCAAACTAACACAGTAGTCTCTGTAGACATGTCAGTAGATAAATAGTACAAAACACCATTGATGCATTTTTGCCTCACATGTTGAGAATAATAACTGAGTATGCATCCACAATCGATCGTTCTCCACGACGGGTTTTCTGTTCCTAATGTCAGAACTTGATACTCCTCAGCCACCACATTGAGCAGTCCAGAAAACTTTGCTCCCCACATGGACAACACCTTGACTTGTTTATCAATAGGATCATACCCAAACAAACTCATTGACCTTGTCTTCGCCCTGGTGAAAGGCAAAGATTGTCCAGTGCTAGGGTTACATATCACCGAATGTGTCCTTCCACTAAGACCCACCAAGCCATGATCAAGCCCATTTATTCCAAACGCACCATTACGGAAGTAGGCATCAAAAGACAACTTCATACGATAAGTGGCCACTACAGGAGACGAATTCTCATCCGGATTTTGCGGCTGAGGTgcagagaagaagaacaagtcaCCGTCCTTTTGGTAGGCGAGCAACAGCTTGGGGAGTGTGCGTGACCTGCTCAAGAACAGCTCCGTGAAATCTTGACGGCGAAGGACGGAGGACCACGTCTTCGAAACGCACCTACATGTAGCTATTGACTTCACCGGCAGCCTCGAGAATATCTCCATGATGAGATCGACTGGAAATGGTAATGAGTTGTCTCTTCCATTCTCTAAGGTCTTCGATCGAGTATTACGTCTGGTAGTGGTTAGATCATTCCCGGAGAGGTTACGACGCCGTGTTTTCATGGCGCAGGCACTGAGTTTAAAACCCTAGACCAACCACTACGACTTCGCCGTTGCTCCTCCACCATTTT
This window encodes:
- the LOC103865186 gene encoding F-box protein At5g65850-like, which produces MKTRRRNLSGNDLTTTRRNTRSKTLENGRDNSLPFPVDLIMEIFSRLPVKSIATCRCVSKTWSSVLRRQDFTELFLSRSRTLPKLLLAYQKDGDLFFFSAPQPQNPDENSSPVVATYRMKLSFDAYFRNGAFGINGLDHGLVGLSGRTHSVICNPSTGQSLPFTRAKTRSMSLFGYDPIDKQVKVLSMWGAKFSGLLNVVAEEYQVLTLGTENPSWRTIDCGCILSYYSQHVRQKCINGVLYYLSTDMSTETTVLVCFDVRSEKFSFVKVKTFVTEGTMINYDGKLGFLRAGKSVCAYRESRIVNLWVLEDIEKQEWSERTFVLPALWEDVVVSAILGFVGMTRTNEIVMRPLSILPIPLYLFFFNTKRNTVVRIAIQGMDVSEYDKVHIFLDHVDNVELM
- the LOC117133373 gene encoding F-box protein At5g65850-like, whose protein sequence is MVNYNGKLGFLLSGESGYVYERSTSVNLWVLEDTDKQEWSERTFVLPALWEDIVGSVRLGFVGMTRTNEIVMRPLGLPGRPFHLIYFNIERNTVVRVSIQGMDVSEYDHVHIFLDHVENVKLLCVEIKLTCHELKNKEQLAETMSVPQ